Proteins co-encoded in one Spirosoma endbachense genomic window:
- a CDS encoding alpha/beta fold hydrolase: MNTQVDQIDGLQIRYASHQAGHAQNVLLLSPLPESLFAFTPMWNALAEQFNLLAIDLPGFGQSEGRADLYSPKTMAAFVSQLIDHFAFRLPHIIGPDIGTPVALFVAANFPQQITSLIISGGACVYPLQVAGFLKELLDAPDLSGYKQLAVADLINASLSELKNYSLPTNIRADYLASYAGENRITDAFQLLRAYATDLPELDKQLDSIEVPIQIIWGTQDPVAPIDNAHILYARLPKNNLTIIEHGQHYIWEENSADYLAIASRWLNGGYETYFL, translated from the coding sequence ATGAACACACAAGTTGATCAAATCGACGGCTTACAGATTCGGTATGCCAGCCATCAGGCGGGCCATGCGCAAAACGTACTTCTGCTGAGTCCTTTGCCGGAAAGCCTATTTGCCTTCACTCCCATGTGGAACGCATTAGCCGAGCAATTTAACCTGCTGGCGATTGACTTGCCGGGGTTTGGCCAGTCCGAGGGGCGGGCCGATTTATACAGCCCGAAAACGATGGCTGCCTTTGTTAGCCAACTCATTGATCATTTCGCCTTTCGACTGCCCCATATCATCGGACCCGATATTGGTACGCCGGTTGCCTTATTTGTAGCGGCAAACTTTCCGCAACAGATAACCAGTCTGATTATTTCCGGAGGGGCCTGTGTCTATCCCTTGCAGGTGGCTGGTTTTTTGAAAGAGCTTCTGGACGCCCCGGATCTGTCAGGGTATAAGCAATTGGCCGTGGCCGATCTGATTAATGCCTCGTTATCCGAGCTAAAAAACTATTCCCTTCCCACCAACATTCGGGCGGATTACCTGGCCTCCTATGCGGGAGAAAACCGGATAACGGATGCGTTTCAACTGTTGCGAGCGTATGCCACGGATCTGCCTGAGTTAGATAAACAACTGGACAGCATTGAGGTGCCGATACAGATCATTTGGGGCACGCAGGACCCCGTCGCGCCCATCGACAATGCCCATATCCTTTATGCCCGTTTGCCTAAAAACAACTTGACCATTATCGAGCATGGACAGCATTATATCTGGGAGGAAAATTCGGCGGATTACCTGGCTATTGCCTCCCGGTGGCTGAACGGAGGCTATGAGACGTACTTTTTATAA
- a CDS encoding alkene reductase — MQPRQNQSKLFAPIHLGPFSLAHRVVMPGLTRMRTVTDNIPNELMATYYAQRTTAGGFMIAEATIVSPNGNGYANAPGIYTTAQAVGWKRITQAVHAKGGIIFLQLYHAGRQSHVDLIPGGSLPVGPSVVEHPDDLVCTPTGWEPATLNRALETAEVRVLVDDFRKAAVLAQEAGFDGVELHGANGYLVDQFLQDGANQRTDEYGGSFANRSRFLMEIVHALVSVWGSDRVGVRLGPSGTFGSMSDSNPTALFTYATQQLNEFRLAYLHLIEPRIKGSYLDKEGEGPVAAEQLRKVFTGLIIAAGGFDGQSAEDILEKGDADLVAFGRYFISNPDLPDRLRHGFPLNEYHRESFYGGDEHGYTDYPFYEQQAVSY, encoded by the coding sequence ATGCAACCACGTCAAAATCAATCAAAACTTTTTGCGCCCATTCATCTCGGACCGTTCTCGCTAGCGCACCGGGTCGTTATGCCGGGCTTAACCCGAATGCGTACGGTAACGGATAATATTCCCAACGAATTGATGGCGACCTATTACGCCCAACGGACTACAGCCGGGGGATTTATGATTGCCGAAGCGACCATTGTATCGCCCAACGGCAATGGCTATGCCAATGCGCCGGGAATCTATACCACCGCGCAGGCAGTGGGCTGGAAGCGAATAACCCAGGCGGTTCATGCGAAAGGAGGGATCATCTTTTTGCAACTATATCATGCCGGACGCCAGTCACATGTGGATCTGATTCCCGGTGGCAGTTTACCCGTCGGCCCATCGGTCGTCGAACACCCGGACGACCTGGTCTGTACACCAACCGGCTGGGAACCGGCAACCCTGAACCGGGCTCTGGAAACGGCTGAAGTCCGTGTTTTGGTCGACGATTTTCGTAAGGCAGCCGTACTAGCCCAAGAGGCTGGCTTCGATGGAGTTGAATTGCATGGGGCCAATGGCTATCTGGTCGATCAGTTCCTGCAGGATGGTGCCAATCAGCGCACCGATGAATACGGAGGGTCTTTTGCCAATCGCAGCCGCTTTTTAATGGAAATTGTGCATGCACTGGTTTCGGTCTGGGGGAGCGACCGGGTGGGCGTCCGCCTGGGTCCCAGTGGTACATTCGGCTCCATGTCCGACAGTAATCCAACGGCCTTATTTACGTATGCCACCCAGCAGCTAAACGAATTCAGGCTGGCCTATCTGCACCTGATTGAGCCTCGTATCAAGGGCAGTTATCTGGATAAAGAAGGAGAGGGACCAGTGGCGGCCGAACAACTCCGCAAGGTGTTTACCGGGCTTATTATTGCGGCTGGTGGTTTTGATGGGCAAAGTGCCGAAGATATACTGGAAAAAGGCGATGCCGATCTGGTCGCTTTTGGCCGATACTTTATCTCAAACCCCGATTTGCCTGACCGCCTTCGGCATGGGTTTCCCCTGAATGAATACCACCGGGAGTCTTTCTATGGTGGGGATGAACATGGCTATACGGATTATCCCTTTTACGAGCAGCAGGCCGTTTCGTATTGA
- a CDS encoding alpha/beta hydrolase, with translation MKKELNIVLVHGAWGDGSHWKHVIPVLHAKGYTVRAVQNPLTSLPEDIERTKNLVDSLEGPTLLVGHSYGGMVITNVGNEDNVVGLVYIAAFAPDEGETAGGIFSLREAPPGAASLKLDAQSYFWIDFDQYHENFCQDVPDEEALVMGISQKPLAARCFGDVSGIPAWKVKPSWYQVSEQDRMIPPETEAFMAERMKTQKTITLNSSHASLASHGQQVADFILEAAESIQKTALAYVSTL, from the coding sequence ATGAAAAAGGAGCTAAATATTGTCTTGGTACATGGCGCGTGGGGCGATGGCTCCCATTGGAAACACGTTATTCCTGTACTGCATGCCAAAGGGTATACGGTACGAGCCGTTCAGAATCCACTCACTTCCTTACCCGAGGATATTGAACGAACAAAAAACCTGGTCGATTCGCTGGAAGGGCCGACGCTTCTGGTTGGCCACTCGTATGGCGGCATGGTGATCACCAATGTGGGCAACGAAGACAACGTGGTGGGGCTGGTTTACATAGCCGCTTTTGCACCCGATGAGGGCGAAACAGCCGGTGGTATTTTTTCATTACGAGAAGCCCCTCCGGGCGCAGCTTCGCTCAAACTTGATGCCCAAAGCTATTTCTGGATCGATTTTGATCAGTATCATGAAAATTTTTGCCAGGACGTTCCCGATGAAGAAGCTCTGGTTATGGGTATATCCCAAAAGCCACTGGCGGCCAGGTGTTTTGGTGATGTATCCGGAATACCTGCCTGGAAAGTTAAGCCAAGCTGGTATCAGGTTTCGGAACAAGATCGGATGATACCCCCTGAAACGGAGGCCTTTATGGCTGAACGAATGAAAACTCAAAAAACGATTACGCTCAATTCGAGTCATGCTTCTTTAGCTTCGCATGGCCAGCAGGTAGCTGACTTTATTTTGGAAGCCGCCGAATCAATCCAGAAAACGGCTTTAGCTTATGTGAGTACTTTGTAA
- a CDS encoding alpha/beta fold hydrolase — protein sequence MKNPIFFALAFATIALLSVSACSDNDAATPTVAKTYVLVHGAWQAPYVWQAVKEQLEQKGNKVVVVELPGHGADNTPPATLSIDVYRDKVVAAIAALPGNVILVGHSMGGMVITATAEKIPTRIERLVYVGAFLPATGQSLLDLTSTDSTSLLGAGLVPSADHLLLGVKAESLINIFIQDGSDAIKKSVADNYRAEPAIPFASPVIVTAANFGSVAKYYVHTVQDHAIGLNLQKRMVAAAGIKNIYSLNSSHCPFLSMPTELTTILLGIAN from the coding sequence ATGAAAAATCCAATTTTTTTCGCATTGGCTTTCGCAACGATAGCCCTGCTCAGTGTCTCGGCCTGTTCCGACAATGACGCGGCCACGCCCACTGTCGCCAAAACCTATGTACTGGTTCATGGAGCCTGGCAAGCCCCCTACGTCTGGCAAGCGGTTAAGGAGCAGTTGGAGCAAAAAGGCAACAAGGTAGTTGTGGTAGAGTTGCCGGGCCACGGAGCGGATAACACCCCGCCTGCCACCCTGTCCATTGACGTATATCGGGACAAGGTCGTCGCTGCGATTGCGGCCCTGCCCGGCAACGTGATTCTGGTGGGCCACAGTATGGGCGGGATGGTGATCACGGCCACGGCGGAGAAGATTCCGACCCGGATCGAGCGGCTCGTCTATGTCGGGGCATTTCTGCCCGCCACCGGCCAATCGCTGCTGGACCTAACGTCCACCGACAGTACATCGTTACTCGGTGCTGGCCTTGTTCCATCAGCCGATCACCTTTTGCTGGGCGTTAAGGCCGAAAGCCTGATAAACATTTTTATCCAGGACGGATCGGATGCCATTAAAAAATCGGTGGCTGACAACTATCGGGCCGAGCCGGCCATTCCGTTCGCCAGTCCGGTAATCGTGACGGCTGCCAACTTCGGTTCCGTTGCCAAGTACTACGTTCATACCGTGCAGGATCACGCCATAGGGCTGAATCTGCAAAAACGGATGGTCGCTGCGGCCGGCATCAAAAACATCTACTCCCTCAACAGCAGCCATTGCCCGTTTCTGTCCATGCCGACTGAACTCACCACGATCCTGCTCGGTATCGCCAACTGA
- a CDS encoding Na+/H+ antiporter, with amino-acid sequence MLYLLSLCIGLLLVVCLLITLSQRLRIAYPILLVLGGLVISFIPGLPHGTVNPELIFTIFLPPLLCEAAWFTSWKDFWRWRRIIGFLAIGLVFLTASGVAYASLALIPGFTLALGFLLGGIVSPPDAVAATSILRNLSLPRRLTAILEGESLINDASSLIVFQFALAAVQSGIFIWYEALASFLFVTGLGIGAGLLVALGFYMVYKWQVITPGTHTVLTLITPYVMYVLAEVIHGSGVIAVVSGTLWLSYQSNRVFISHNRQQARSTWNTVGFVLNGTVFLLIGLQLPLISKALDEYSLYQAVRYGLLISLVVIGIRLVVTLLVSPFTHFISRFITVADKRLYWRGPFVLGYAGMRGVVSLAAALSIPVISRSGQPFPQRNLLLIITFIVILVTLVGQGLTLPLVIRWLGIKDPDHLRPKPEQRAIVHRHLAMAALGRLSDVYSLQIQRNALVSQLQQEVERTTKLATHPGETDTSNQVHDKAEVHRIRLDLLQIQRQKLTQLRHLKDYDEEVIRYWEEQLDLEEQRL; translated from the coding sequence ATGCTCTATCTGCTATCGCTCTGTATTGGATTGCTGCTGGTTGTCTGTTTACTCATTACGCTGAGTCAACGGCTTCGGATCGCATATCCAATTCTTCTCGTTCTGGGTGGTCTGGTTATTAGTTTTATTCCGGGTTTGCCTCATGGAACGGTTAATCCTGAGCTCATCTTTACTATTTTTCTGCCTCCGCTACTTTGTGAAGCTGCCTGGTTTACGTCCTGGAAAGATTTCTGGCGATGGCGACGCATCATTGGTTTTCTGGCAATCGGTCTGGTTTTTCTGACTGCCAGCGGGGTCGCCTATGCATCACTGGCTCTGATTCCTGGTTTCACGCTCGCGTTAGGCTTTTTACTGGGTGGTATTGTATCGCCACCCGATGCGGTAGCGGCTACGTCTATCCTGCGGAACCTATCGCTACCCCGTCGGCTGACCGCCATTCTGGAAGGCGAAAGCCTGATTAATGATGCCAGTAGTCTAATCGTTTTTCAGTTTGCGCTGGCCGCGGTGCAGTCGGGTATCTTTATTTGGTATGAAGCTCTGGCCAGTTTTCTTTTCGTTACCGGATTGGGGATAGGAGCCGGACTACTGGTAGCCCTGGGCTTTTATATGGTCTATAAGTGGCAGGTGATAACGCCCGGCACCCATACGGTTCTGACGCTGATAACCCCTTATGTGATGTATGTGCTGGCCGAAGTCATTCACGGCTCAGGGGTGATCGCCGTCGTTAGCGGTACGTTATGGCTTTCGTATCAAAGCAATCGCGTCTTTATTTCCCACAACCGTCAACAGGCCAGAAGTACCTGGAATACAGTCGGTTTCGTTTTAAACGGGACGGTCTTCCTGCTGATTGGTTTGCAACTGCCCCTCATCAGTAAAGCCCTGGATGAGTATTCTTTATACCAGGCCGTTCGCTACGGGCTATTGATTAGTCTGGTGGTGATTGGTATTCGGCTGGTTGTAACGCTACTAGTTTCTCCCTTCACGCACTTCATCAGCCGATTCATCACCGTTGCGGATAAACGGTTATACTGGCGCGGGCCTTTTGTTCTGGGTTATGCGGGCATGCGGGGCGTCGTTTCATTAGCTGCGGCCCTGTCGATTCCGGTGATTAGCCGTAGTGGGCAACCTTTTCCGCAACGGAATTTACTGTTGATCATAACGTTTATTGTTATTCTGGTTACGCTTGTGGGCCAGGGGTTGACGCTACCCTTGGTGATTCGTTGGCTGGGTATTAAAGATCCGGATCATCTGCGGCCCAAACCCGAACAACGGGCTATTGTACACCGGCATCTCGCCATGGCAGCTTTAGGTCGCTTAAGCGATGTTTATTCGCTTCAAATCCAACGCAATGCCCTGGTTTCTCAACTCCAGCAGGAAGTAGAGCGTACCACTAAACTGGCTACTCATCCGGGAGAGACCGATACCAGTAACCAGGTCCATGATAAGGCAGAAGTTCACCGGATACGGCTGGACTTACTTCAGATACAGCGTCAGAAGCTAACCCAGCTCCGTCACCTGAAGGATTATGATGAAGAGGTTATTCGCTACTGGGAAGAACAATTGGATCTGGAGGAGCAACGACTGTAG
- a CDS encoding tetratricopeptide repeat-containing sensor histidine kinase yields MKSKKLILILAITIVSAYQGYAQSISPKIDSLRKLLKVSRADTNRVKLLLSISRLYSDLEYSDAGKPDSTLRFSRQAYALSRSLKYARGWARSYITVANGYRQKGNIPQSRRFALRAVDLCNRYGSADDRADAYVALSFTYTIEGEDLNQKIEHYKKIIPLLQQVGDKQKLAGALRYRGDLYQIRDDYTESLRDLKSALTLYKSIGFKRLDQVYDLIGLVSGRTGHYQQAIQYGLLALKTARECNDSSLLGTYYNRVGLVYDALRQFETAKLYFHKALLIAQKHKDKSSELIISLNLVASYYQLSQYGQGITLLKKISKSNLPVDNSSKIFIEVSYLQMYTKTNQVLQARQHCTRLLKLSESLDSSSISWRYIYDAIIPFYLVTKQYKLAQQLLLLDSNYLVIEKPSLSYFSANQLNWFKLDSALADYSSAIRHYRLYRDFKDSLTRQITSKQIKELDLQYRTEEKENNILQLQHQTKIQEAELRTAQLTRNFSISSAILLVLLLGLGFNQYRLKQRSSQILEAKQLVIDQKNQSLEQVLSQKEELLIEKDWMLREIHHRVKNNLQIITSLLDSQAIFLEDRAALSAIRESQNRVQSMALIHQKLYQSDRLSVIPMADYVTEIVDYLIDSFDRQDTVQKQIDITPLELDATLAVPIGLILNEVVTNSLKYAFPNNRPGLISIELKKLAGQHYQLLMVDNGIGLPTDFDPGQSRSLGMSLINGLSHQIDGDLHISQNNGVRFRLNFSLDKMVKESEVS; encoded by the coding sequence ATGAAATCAAAGAAACTAATACTCATTCTGGCCATTACAATTGTATCGGCCTACCAAGGGTACGCTCAGTCAATTTCCCCAAAGATTGATAGCTTACGAAAGCTGCTAAAGGTTAGCCGGGCTGACACTAATCGGGTTAAACTCCTCTTATCAATAAGCAGACTTTATAGTGATTTAGAGTATAGTGATGCCGGCAAGCCGGACTCCACTTTACGATTTAGCCGTCAGGCATATGCACTCAGCCGTTCGTTGAAATATGCGCGGGGGTGGGCAAGAAGCTATATAACCGTAGCTAATGGGTACCGGCAAAAAGGTAACATTCCACAAAGTCGTCGATTTGCTCTACGCGCGGTTGACTTATGCAACCGATACGGTTCAGCCGATGACCGGGCAGATGCCTACGTCGCCCTTTCTTTTACTTATACGATTGAAGGTGAAGATCTTAACCAGAAAATTGAACATTATAAAAAAATTATTCCACTTCTTCAGCAAGTTGGTGATAAGCAGAAACTGGCCGGAGCACTTCGATATCGGGGCGATTTATATCAGATAAGAGATGATTACACGGAATCATTACGGGATTTAAAAAGTGCATTAACGCTCTACAAGTCTATTGGCTTTAAGCGTCTGGATCAGGTATATGATCTTATTGGGCTCGTTTCAGGGCGCACCGGCCACTACCAACAGGCTATACAATATGGTTTATTGGCCCTGAAAACAGCCAGAGAATGCAACGACAGTAGTTTGCTAGGCACCTATTATAATCGGGTAGGATTGGTTTATGATGCACTCAGGCAATTTGAAACGGCAAAATTATATTTTCACAAAGCACTTCTTATCGCCCAGAAACATAAGGATAAATCATCAGAACTGATAATATCCTTAAATTTAGTAGCTAGTTACTACCAATTAAGTCAATATGGGCAAGGAATAACGCTGCTTAAAAAAATATCAAAATCCAATCTTCCTGTCGATAATTCAAGCAAAATCTTCATAGAGGTTAGCTACCTCCAAATGTATACTAAAACAAATCAGGTGCTTCAAGCCAGGCAACATTGTACACGACTCTTAAAACTTTCCGAAAGCTTAGACTCATCCTCTATAAGTTGGAGATACATTTATGATGCTATTATTCCTTTTTATTTGGTAACTAAACAATATAAGCTTGCTCAACAACTATTGCTACTGGACTCAAATTATTTAGTAATTGAAAAACCCAGTCTTTCTTATTTTTCTGCCAATCAACTAAATTGGTTCAAGCTGGATTCTGCACTGGCTGACTATTCATCAGCCATTCGTCATTATCGATTGTATCGAGATTTTAAAGATTCACTTACCAGGCAAATTACCAGCAAACAAATAAAGGAATTAGATTTACAGTATAGAACCGAAGAGAAAGAAAACAACATACTTCAACTTCAGCATCAAACTAAGATACAAGAGGCAGAGTTAAGAACGGCACAACTTACTCGTAACTTTAGTATTTCCAGTGCCATTCTATTAGTATTACTCTTGGGGCTAGGATTTAATCAGTACCGTTTAAAACAACGCAGCTCGCAAATTCTGGAGGCCAAACAACTGGTAATTGATCAGAAAAATCAATCTCTGGAACAAGTGCTAAGCCAAAAAGAAGAATTATTGATAGAAAAAGATTGGATGCTCAGAGAGATCCACCACCGGGTCAAGAATAATCTCCAGATTATCACCTCCCTGCTCGATTCCCAGGCCATCTTCCTCGAAGACAGGGCCGCCCTCTCAGCCATCCGCGAAAGCCAGAACCGCGTGCAGTCCATGGCCCTGATTCATCAAAAACTCTATCAGTCTGACCGACTCTCGGTGATTCCCATGGCCGACTACGTGACCGAAATTGTGGACTACCTCATCGACTCATTTGACCGCCAGGACACGGTGCAGAAGCAGATTGACATCACCCCCCTGGAGCTGGATGCGACGCTGGCCGTTCCAATTGGCTTAATCCTCAACGAAGTGGTGACCAACTCCCTGAAGTATGCCTTCCCCAACAACCGGCCAGGGCTCATTAGCATCGAACTGAAGAAACTGGCGGGACAACACTACCAGTTGCTAATGGTTGATAACGGGATTGGCTTACCCACTGACTTCGATCCTGGTCAGAGTCGGAGCCTGGGTATGAGCCTGATTAATGGGCTGAGTCATCAGATCGACGGGGATCTTCACATTAGTCAGAATAACGGAGTTCGATTTAGGCTTAACTTTTCGCTGGATAAAATGGTGAAAGAGTCTGAAGTCAGTTAG
- a CDS encoding response regulator, with the protein MTHQPTPTVLVVDDDEDDRYLLQQAFEAVFPSVRVLYMASGEEASTYLGTCNRSPELLITDLNMPILSGHELIKQIRQANQHRALPIVVLSTSSASVDRDRCYGAGANAFLSKPMTMLDIVNQVRLIGRLWL; encoded by the coding sequence ATGACTCACCAACCAACGCCCACTGTCCTGGTCGTGGACGACGATGAAGATGACCGTTACCTGCTTCAACAGGCCTTTGAAGCCGTCTTTCCCTCTGTCAGAGTACTTTATATGGCCAGTGGTGAAGAAGCTTCGACCTATCTTGGTACTTGCAACAGGTCGCCCGAGCTTCTGATTACAGATTTGAATATGCCCATCCTGTCAGGCCATGAGCTAATAAAGCAAATTCGACAGGCTAATCAACATCGAGCCCTACCGATTGTGGTGCTGTCAACGTCGTCGGCATCGGTTGATCGAGATCGATGCTATGGAGCGGGAGCGAATGCTTTTCTTAGCAAACCCATGACGATGCTCGACATCGTCAATCAAGTTCGACTTATTGGTCGGCTGTGGCTTTGA
- a CDS encoding serine hydrolase domain-containing protein, whose protein sequence is MNRYQIALLILISCTLSETNAQSKAKILTEAAPEAAGFSPARLARLDANMQDWVQQKWVNGTVVLIARHGKIVFYKARGYNDPDTKAPLDKTGIFRVASQTKALTTVAVMMLWEEGKFSLDDPVSRFIPTFANQNVLATFNLKDTTYTTVPAKRAVTIRDLLTHTSGLGYPGIGTPSEMAIYAKSHMTGGVGVEVNGQTLAEAMTRLGSLPLFFQPGQQWKYGLNMDVLGYLIEKWSGLSLEDYFRKRICEPLGMKDTYFNVPPEKAHRLVNFFLGDSTGRIQKQNSVFGGALKMNYPLQKHGYFSGGGGLSTTLYDYAIFLQMLLNGGQYNGVRLLARNTVRLMTMNQIGDLSPNVGDHAADNKFGFGFLVISENGSRFTPSQAGTYSWGGVFSTSYWVDPKEDMLVLIYRQMWGPYVATTDKVFKPLVYQAIND, encoded by the coding sequence ATGAACCGTTATCAAATCGCCCTATTAATTCTGATTTCGTGTACCCTTTCCGAAACGAATGCCCAATCAAAAGCAAAAATCCTAACAGAAGCAGCTCCTGAAGCCGCCGGGTTTTCCCCTGCCAGACTAGCCCGATTGGACGCAAACATGCAGGATTGGGTCCAACAGAAATGGGTTAATGGTACTGTGGTCCTGATAGCCCGTCATGGCAAAATTGTTTTTTACAAGGCGCGTGGATACAATGATCCAGATACGAAAGCTCCGCTGGACAAAACCGGCATTTTTCGGGTAGCCTCCCAAACAAAAGCGCTTACGACAGTGGCCGTCATGATGCTGTGGGAAGAAGGGAAATTTTCGCTGGATGATCCAGTTTCCAGATTCATTCCTACTTTTGCCAATCAAAACGTGCTGGCTACCTTCAACCTCAAAGACACCACCTACACCACCGTTCCGGCTAAACGAGCGGTCACCATTCGCGATTTGCTAACCCATACCTCGGGCTTGGGTTACCCAGGAATCGGTACTCCATCCGAAATGGCCATTTATGCGAAAAGCCATATGACAGGAGGGGTTGGCGTCGAGGTCAACGGGCAAACACTCGCCGAGGCCATGACTCGTTTGGGCAGTTTGCCGCTTTTTTTTCAACCCGGACAACAATGGAAGTATGGGTTAAATATGGACGTATTAGGGTATTTAATTGAGAAGTGGTCAGGCTTATCCCTTGAGGATTATTTCCGGAAACGGATATGTGAGCCCCTTGGGATGAAAGACACTTATTTTAACGTGCCACCCGAAAAGGCCCATCGACTGGTCAATTTTTTTCTGGGCGATTCTACCGGGCGAATACAAAAGCAGAACTCGGTTTTTGGTGGCGCACTCAAGATGAATTACCCACTCCAGAAACATGGGTATTTTTCAGGGGGTGGCGGTTTGTCAACTACCCTTTATGATTACGCTATTTTTCTACAGATGTTGTTAAATGGTGGGCAATACAATGGCGTGCGTCTGTTGGCTCGCAACACAGTGCGCCTAATGACGATGAATCAAATTGGCGACCTGAGTCCCAATGTAGGTGATCATGCCGCCGACAATAAATTCGGGTTTGGTTTTTTGGTTATTTCTGAAAATGGAAGCCGGTTTACGCCCAGTCAGGCGGGTACTTATTCCTGGGGTGGGGTGTTTTCCACCTCGTATTGGGTTGATCCTAAAGAGGATATGCTAGTATTGATTTACCGGCAAATGTGGGGGCCATACGTGGCTACTACAGATAAAGTCTTTAAGCCATTGGTCTATCAGGCGATTAACGATTGA
- a CDS encoding spinster family MFS transporter: MQARETTVNEEVSSQYRNYVLVMLTLVYVFNFVDRQLLVILQESIKNELHLSDTQLGMLSGFTFALFYVTLGIPIARFADKSNRRNIVAASLGIWSLMTASSGLVRNFGQLLLARIGVGIGEAGGSPPAHAMLSDYFPPEKRATALSIYSTGIYFGILVGYLMGGYLNQHLGWRTAFFVVGIPGVIFSLLFYVLVKEPRRGATDVNTTLAIESPSLREVLKRLYATKSFVYLALATGLHVFCLYGVNNWAPSFLARLHGMKNAEIGALLGPLFGIGGAIGSYAGGLLTDHFGKIDQRQYLRIPAYAIIISIPCATGALFLQNTTFALVCLGLTAALQSLYLGPSIAVSHSLVPSSMRSLTSAILFFVLNLVGLGFGPLTVGMVSDWLAPSLGVESLRWAMSIVIMISFGSTTLFLIAARKLTADLQLRS, encoded by the coding sequence ATGCAAGCTAGAGAAACCACTGTTAATGAGGAAGTAAGTAGCCAGTACCGGAATTATGTCCTGGTGATGTTGACCCTGGTTTACGTCTTCAACTTTGTCGACCGGCAACTCCTGGTCATCCTCCAGGAGTCGATAAAGAACGAGTTACATCTATCCGATACCCAGCTTGGCATGCTCTCCGGCTTTACGTTTGCCTTATTTTACGTTACCCTGGGCATTCCCATTGCTCGTTTTGCCGACAAATCAAACCGGCGAAATATTGTGGCCGCTTCCCTGGGCATCTGGAGCTTAATGACCGCCAGTTCGGGTCTGGTGCGAAATTTCGGTCAACTGCTATTGGCCCGTATCGGCGTGGGAATTGGGGAAGCTGGAGGAAGCCCTCCGGCTCATGCCATGCTGTCGGATTACTTCCCGCCTGAAAAACGGGCTACTGCGCTTTCGATCTACTCGACAGGCATTTATTTCGGGATATTGGTGGGCTATTTAATGGGTGGTTATTTGAATCAACATCTTGGCTGGCGAACCGCATTTTTTGTGGTGGGTATACCGGGAGTTATTTTTTCGTTGCTGTTTTATGTATTGGTGAAAGAGCCTCGGCGCGGGGCGACCGATGTGAATACAACATTGGCAATCGAGTCGCCTTCATTGCGAGAGGTGTTAAAGCGATTGTATGCCACCAAATCCTTTGTTTATCTGGCGTTGGCTACCGGGCTACATGTCTTTTGCCTGTATGGAGTGAACAACTGGGCTCCTTCTTTTCTAGCCAGGCTTCATGGAATGAAAAATGCAGAAATAGGTGCTTTACTCGGTCCACTCTTCGGCATTGGCGGAGCAATTGGTTCGTATGCCGGTGGGTTATTAACCGATCATTTCGGAAAAATAGATCAGCGACAGTACTTGAGAATTCCAGCATACGCCATTATCATCTCTATTCCTTGTGCAACAGGTGCCCTTTTTCTACAGAATACGACCTTTGCGTTGGTCTGCCTGGGGTTAACGGCGGCTCTTCAAAGTCTTTATTTAGGTCCGTCGATTGCCGTTTCTCACAGCCTTGTGCCCTCATCGATGCGTTCGCTTACGTCCGCAATCCTATTTTTTGTACTTAATCTGGTTGGGTTGGGCTTTGGGCCCTTAACTGTCGGAATGGTCAGCGATTGGCTCGCTCCGTCTCTGGGTGTTGAGTCGCTTCGATGGGCCATGTCGATTGTAATTATGATCAGTTTTGGATCGACTACGCTTTTTTTGATTGCTGCCAGAAAGCTGACGGCTGATCTACAGTTGAGGAGTTGA